In Mytilus trossulus isolate FHL-02 chromosome 6, PNRI_Mtr1.1.1.hap1, whole genome shotgun sequence, a single window of DNA contains:
- the LOC134723715 gene encoding uncharacterized protein LOC134723715 gives MSTNGGSFQYSVLPNGKRFRRDTNPKEWLQVMETSVNDVIPEDSCNGMTYRQSPSMLKYLLTCTPDEDIPTTSMECTAGNMISMEENAVSPNMFACETKRKRTPFCNPENILLQLDDSVEDKLKTLLAKGHGSSKTDKTGFPSDGSSSGYITAEYTSSNEQTTSTNKLEELQRTQNFMIEQNKVMRNYRIWGPT, from the exons ATGTCAACAAATGGCGGCAGTTTCCAATATTCAGTGTTGCCGAATGGCAAGCGTTTTCGAAGAGATACAAACCCAAAAGAATGGCTTCAGGTAATGGAGACCAGCGTAAATGATGTAATTCCCGAAGACAGCTGTAACGGAATGACTTACCGTCAAAGTCCTTCTATGTTGAAGTATCTACTTACATGTACTCCCGACGAAGATATACCAACCACAAGCATGGAATGTACCGCCGGGAATATGATCAGTATGGAGGAAAACGCCGTTAGCCCGAACATGTTCGCGTGTGAAACGAAGAGAAAGAGAACACCATTTTGTAACCCAGAAAACATTCTGCTTCAACTTGATGATTCTGTCGAAGATAAACTAAAAACCTTGCTTGCTAAGGGTCATGGTTCTAGCAAGACCGACAAAACGGGATTCCCTTCTGATGGAAGCTCAAGCGGTTACATAACAGCAGAATATACATCATCCAATGAACAAACAACAAGTACCAACAAA TTGGAGGAGCTACAAAGGACACAGAATTTCATGATAGAACAGAACAAGGTTATGAGGAACTACAGAATTTGGGGACCAACGTAA
- the LOC134723716 gene encoding protein unc-93 homolog A-like, with product MERELKMSATRRSYKNLASVCVGWFLLVVSFGSLQGIVSSINHEDGLGFFSMACFYAGAIVCPFAATVFRRWNTKPVLCVLTLAQIPLVLSYAIPRLYTVLPMAFIGGIAQSVAFSLTGAYLVWVSGILSNAKGDTTSRYLSMAFGIYYMSVSFAPAIGGICSTFILSMKFEQKYYKYLNCTNSLKSIINENITLPNITIGCGPDFCPFEQADVSQFEISGIVRYCLLGFYSLCMVAATVVFSFGMEDKPSTGQEKNQSNHQLKLQDKPDKKDSLTAVFRSTIYVMKQRRFLIVAPLVFYNGFQWAFAVGDIMKAFGGCIFGAEKIGIFIATYHFSTCLSSVCSGLVEPRTGRKVLFMFACVMHTSACIMMKYWSWYPSYLAYVLCAMWGLGSGTFLAQSHALMGELFPSDVEPAMAVYLMFRSFGHIMGFGYAHFLCMNTKIYVTGGICLVASGFVAVFHQKPYLQKENLKTEKA from the exons ATGGAGAGAGAATTGAAAATGTCGGCAACCCGTCGAAGTTATAAAAATCTAGCATCAGTTTGTGTCGGATGGTTCCTGTTGGTCGTATCATTCGGATCACTGCAGGGTATTGTCAGTAGTATAAACCACGAAGATGGTCTGGGATTCTTTTCTATGGCATGTTTTTACGCGGGTGCTATTGTCTGTCCATTTGCCGCAACAGTATTTAGAAGATGGAATACGAAAccagttttgtgtgttttaaccCTTGCTCAGATACCATTGGTATTATCATATGCGATTCCTAGACTTTATACAGTGTTACCAATGGCATTTATCGGCGGTATAGCACAGTCGGTTGCATTTTCTCTGACAGGAGCATACCTGGTTTGGGTATCTGGTATACTGAGCAATGCCAAAGGTGACACAACCAGTCGGTATCTCAGTATGGCATTTGGTATTTACTACATGTCTGTTAGTTTCGCACCTGCGATAGGAGGAATATGTTCAACGTTTATATTatctatgaaatttgaacaaaaatacTATAAATACTTAAACTGCACAAACTCTCTTAAATCTATAATTAACGAAAACATAACCCTACCTAACATTACTATAGGGTGTGGACCCGACTTCTGTCCGTTTGAACAAGCAGACGTTTCACAATTTGAGATCTCGGGTATTGTGAGATACTGTTTACTTGGATTCTATTCTTTGTGTATGGTAGCAGCAACGGTAGTGTTTTCGTTTGGAATGGAAGATAAACCTTCGACAGGtcaggaaaaaaatcaaagcaatCATCAACTGAAATTACAAGATAAACCAGACAAAAAGGACAGTCTGACTGCAGTGTTTAGATCAACGATATATGTAATGAAGCAAAGGAGATTCCTAATTGTAGCCCCTCTTGTATTTTATAACGGGTTTCAGTGGGCTTTTGCTGTAGGTGATATCATGAAG GCATTTGGTGGATGTATTTTTGGTGCAGAAAAGATTGGGATATTTATAGCAACATACCATTTTTCAACATGCCTGTCTTCAGTATGTTCGGGATTAGTTGAACCGAGAACTGGTAGAAAAGTATTGTTCATGTTCG CCTGCGTCATGCACACGTCCGCGTGTATTATGATGAAGTATTGGTCGTGGTATCCTTCTTATCTAGCATATGTATTGTGTGCTATGTGGGGCTTGGGAAGTGGTACATTTTTAGCACAAAGCCATG cttTAATGGGTGAACTATTTCCTTCCGACGTGGAACCAGCAATGGCAGTTTATTTAATGTTCCGATCATTTGGTCATATCATGGGATTTGGATACGCCCACTTTTTGTGCATGAACACAAAGATTTATGTTACTGGTGGTATTTGTTTGGTAGCATCTGGATTTGTTGCTGTGTTTCATCAAAAGCCCTATCTACAGAAAGAAAATCTTAAAACTGAAAAAGCTTGA